Proteins encoded in a region of the Planctomicrobium piriforme genome:
- a CDS encoding DUF899 domain-containing protein, producing the protein MTTTAAVPHPPIVSAHEWEAARKQLLAEEKSLTQHKDRVNAQRRRLPMVLIEKDYAFDGPDGPVSLLDLFEGRQQLIVYHFMFDPAWDKGCPGCTGLVNAMGDLSMLNARQTTLALISRAPLEKLLKYKQQQGWNRTWVSSFNNRFNYDFHVTLDKSVVPLEYNFRKAEELESRQAAEPWFLQGESHGTSVFFRIDDNVYHTYSTYARGCESLTDSYSLLDITPYGRQEDFEDSPAGWPQKPTYGG; encoded by the coding sequence ATGACGACAACTGCTGCCGTTCCGCACCCTCCCATCGTTTCAGCCCACGAATGGGAAGCCGCGCGCAAGCAATTGCTAGCTGAGGAAAAATCGCTCACGCAACACAAAGATCGGGTGAACGCTCAACGTCGCCGGCTACCAATGGTGCTGATCGAAAAGGACTATGCGTTCGACGGGCCCGATGGACCTGTCAGCCTGCTCGATCTGTTTGAAGGCCGACAACAACTGATTGTCTATCACTTCATGTTCGATCCCGCCTGGGACAAAGGGTGCCCCGGCTGCACCGGACTGGTGAATGCAATGGGCGACCTGTCGATGCTCAACGCCCGGCAAACAACCCTGGCCCTCATCTCCCGTGCCCCGCTTGAAAAACTGTTGAAGTACAAACAGCAGCAGGGCTGGAATCGCACCTGGGTTTCCTCTTTCAACAACCGCTTCAACTACGACTTCCATGTGACGCTCGACAAGTCTGTCGTGCCCCTGGAATACAATTTCCGCAAAGCGGAAGAACTCGAATCGCGCCAGGCTGCCGAGCCCTGGTTCCTGCAAGGGGAATCACATGGAACGAGCGTCTTCTTTCGCATCGACGACAACGTCTACCACACCTATTCCACCTATGCCCGTGGTTGCGAAAGCCTGACCGATTCCTATTCGCTGCTGGACATCACCCCCTACGGGCGGCAGGAAGACTTCGAAGACTCCCCGGCGGGTTGGCCGCAGAAACCCACCTACGGTGGGTAA
- a CDS encoding YciI family protein, with the protein MRFICLGYLNESDWNALPDSEQATFMDKCFAYDDELRRGGHFAGGEALQSARSAVTVRPLNGQVTITDGPYAETKEQIGGILILEARDLNHAIQLMSRHPGVRAGGFEIRPVDDTINALIASREAQFQAAR; encoded by the coding sequence ATGCGCTTCATCTGCCTGGGTTACTTGAACGAGTCAGACTGGAATGCGCTGCCGGACAGCGAACAGGCGACGTTCATGGACAAATGCTTTGCCTACGACGATGAACTGCGTCGCGGCGGGCACTTCGCAGGCGGTGAGGCATTACAGTCGGCTCGAAGCGCGGTCACGGTTCGCCCACTCAATGGTCAGGTGACGATTACCGATGGACCATACGCAGAAACCAAAGAACAGATCGGCGGCATCCTCATTCTGGAAGCCCGTGACCTCAACCACGCGATTCAGTTGATGTCACGACACCCCGGCGTCCGTGCCGGCGGATTTGAAATTCGGCCGGTCGATGACACGATCAATGCGCTGATCGCCTCACGGGAAGCGCAGTTTCAAGCCGCACGCTGA
- a CDS encoding RNA polymerase sigma factor produces MPTPASNSVGALVEGIYRKESRRVFATLIRLLGDFDLAEEALHDAFAQAVESWPRDGLPENPRAWLVSAGRFKAIDAIRRRARFDASVSQIADRLDRTRSSVAVANDEGVDDDQLRLIFTCCHPALAFETQVALTLREVCGLTTEEIARAFLTAPPTIAQRIVRGKSKIRDAGIPYEVPERKDIPERLDSVLSVVYLVFNEGYSASSGDSVTRADLSQEAIRLGRLLIELLPDPEAIGLLALMLLQESRRAARTDATGDIVLLEDQDRSTWNIAAIQEGTSLVEQAFAAGPVSVYAIQAGIASVHANAPSASQTDWTQIVALYDLLLQAQPSSVVELNRAVAVAMRDGPLSGLDIIDQLLLRPELANYHLAHAARADLCRRLERFSDASQSYAEALRLTKQLPERRFLEKRLRELAANR; encoded by the coding sequence ATGCCGACGCCTGCCTCCAATTCGGTCGGCGCCTTGGTCGAGGGGATCTATCGCAAAGAGTCTCGCCGCGTCTTCGCCACGCTGATCCGGCTCCTCGGTGACTTTGACCTCGCCGAGGAAGCTCTGCACGACGCATTTGCCCAGGCGGTCGAAAGCTGGCCTCGCGACGGGCTGCCTGAGAACCCTCGTGCCTGGCTCGTCTCGGCAGGCCGGTTCAAGGCGATTGACGCGATTCGCCGACGTGCCCGGTTTGATGCCTCGGTTTCACAGATCGCCGATCGACTCGATCGCACTCGCAGTTCAGTTGCGGTCGCCAATGACGAAGGGGTCGACGACGACCAGTTGCGACTGATCTTCACCTGCTGCCATCCCGCTCTCGCCTTCGAAACCCAAGTCGCGCTCACCCTGCGCGAAGTCTGCGGACTGACGACCGAAGAAATCGCTCGGGCGTTCCTCACCGCTCCGCCCACCATTGCCCAGCGCATCGTTCGCGGCAAATCCAAGATTCGCGATGCAGGGATTCCATATGAAGTTCCAGAACGGAAGGACATCCCCGAACGACTCGACTCCGTGCTGTCGGTGGTCTACCTCGTCTTCAACGAAGGCTACTCCGCCTCCTCGGGAGACTCGGTCACGCGCGCGGATCTGTCGCAGGAAGCAATTCGTCTCGGGCGACTGCTGATCGAATTGCTGCCCGATCCCGAAGCCATTGGACTCCTGGCGCTGATGCTGCTTCAAGAATCGCGGCGTGCTGCCAGAACCGACGCAACGGGTGACATTGTCCTCCTGGAAGATCAAGACCGCTCAACCTGGAATATTGCCGCCATTCAGGAAGGCACTTCTCTCGTGGAACAGGCGTTCGCCGCCGGTCCGGTGAGCGTCTATGCGATTCAGGCAGGCATCGCATCGGTCCATGCCAACGCCCCATCGGCATCACAAACCGATTGGACGCAGATCGTCGCCCTGTATGACCTGCTGCTGCAGGCACAGCCTTCTTCCGTCGTCGAATTGAACCGTGCTGTCGCCGTCGCCATGCGCGATGGCCCGCTCTCTGGCCTCGACATCATCGATCAACTGCTGCTGCGACCCGAACTCGCCAACTATCATCTGGCCCACGCGGCCCGGGCGGATCTTTGCCGCCGCCTGGAGCGTTTCTCTGACGCCAGCCAGTCGTACGCAGAAGCGCTCCGTCTGACGAAACAGCTTCCGGAGCGGCGTTTTCTGGAAAAACGCCTCCGCGAACTCGCCGCAAATCGCTGA
- a CDS encoding serine hydroxymethyltransferase, protein MANSSAPSPLESTDPEVWSAVQHERRRQVEGLELIASENYTSAAIQQAAGTVLTNKYAEGYPGRRYYGGCEFVDDVETLARNRVCKLFGADHANVQPHAGSQANMAVYMSVLKPGDTILAMNLAHGGHLTHGMHLNFSGQLYNVIPYGVRESDHRIDFDQVAALAREHKPKMIVAGASAYPREIDHPKFAEIARDVGALLFVDMAHYAGLVAGGVHNNPVQVADFVSSTSHKTLRGPRSGFVLCREEHAKALDKTVFPGLQGGPLMHIVAAKAVCFQEALQPSFKQYAQQIVANARTLAETLMSGGIRLASGGTDNHLMLCDMTAIGLSGKIGEEALDRAGITVNKNMIPFDQRKPLDPSGVRIGTAALTTRGMKQDEMKKVGNWILQVLKSADDASVGERVRGEIAEFARQYPVPGISE, encoded by the coding sequence ATGGCAAATTCCTCCGCTCCCTCTCCCCTAGAATCGACCGATCCTGAGGTCTGGTCGGCAGTTCAGCACGAACGTCGTCGTCAGGTTGAGGGGCTGGAACTGATCGCCTCCGAGAACTACACCAGCGCCGCGATCCAACAGGCCGCCGGAACTGTCCTCACCAACAAGTACGCCGAAGGCTACCCCGGCCGCCGTTACTACGGGGGCTGTGAATTCGTCGACGACGTCGAAACCCTTGCCCGAAATCGCGTCTGCAAACTGTTCGGGGCCGATCACGCCAACGTCCAGCCGCACGCCGGCTCTCAGGCGAACATGGCCGTCTACATGTCGGTCCTCAAGCCGGGCGACACCATCCTCGCGATGAACCTCGCCCACGGCGGACACCTCACCCACGGCATGCACCTGAACTTCTCAGGCCAGCTTTACAACGTCATCCCCTACGGCGTCCGTGAAAGCGACCACCGCATTGACTTCGATCAGGTGGCCGCCCTCGCCCGCGAACACAAACCGAAAATGATCGTCGCCGGCGCCAGCGCCTATCCCCGCGAAATCGATCACCCCAAGTTCGCTGAAATCGCCCGTGACGTTGGCGCCCTGCTGTTCGTCGACATGGCCCACTACGCAGGCCTAGTCGCCGGAGGAGTCCATAACAACCCGGTGCAGGTCGCTGATTTCGTGTCATCGACCTCGCACAAAACCCTCCGCGGTCCCCGCTCGGGCTTCGTCCTCTGCCGCGAAGAGCACGCCAAGGCTCTCGACAAGACTGTGTTCCCCGGCCTGCAAGGGGGACCGCTCATGCACATCGTCGCCGCGAAGGCCGTCTGCTTCCAGGAAGCGCTGCAGCCTTCCTTCAAGCAGTACGCCCAGCAGATCGTTGCCAATGCCCGTACCCTGGCCGAAACGCTGATGTCCGGCGGCATCCGCCTGGCCAGCGGCGGCACCGATAATCATCTCATGCTCTGCGATATGACGGCCATCGGCCTGTCCGGCAAGATTGGTGAAGAAGCCCTCGACCGTGCTGGCATCACCGTCAACAAGAACATGATCCCCTTCGATCAGCGTAAGCCGCTCGACCCCAGCGGAGTCCGCATCGGCACCGCGGCGCTCACCACCCGCGGCATGAAACAGGACGAAATGAAAAAGGTCGGTAACTGGATTCTGCAGGTGCTCAAGTCGGCCGATGATGCCAGCGTCGGCGAACGAGTCCGCGGCGAAATCGCCGAATTCGCCCGCCAGTATCCAGTGCCGGGGATCTCGGAGTAG
- a CDS encoding DUF1501 domain-containing protein, producing the protein MFQQFLSRRQILQRCSLGFGSLALGSLIADAAQTQPTTGSLTQLHHPPRAKHVIFCFMSGGVSQVDSFDPKPLLQKLHGQPLPVKTERTQFNNNGNVMASPFTFAPAGESGIPISSMFPRLAAVADELAVIRSMTSPVNEHAQGNFFMHTGFPIMGYPSAGAWAAYGLGTENRDLPAYVVLQSGNATAPHGGISLFSNGFLPAQHQGSILQADRAEAIRNIRSPDPGDIQRQRLDFVKAFDSGFLQATAENAGVDAAIQNYETAFRMQSAVPELCDISGETQQTRDLYGVDSSDIEMAAYARQCLLARRLVERGVRFIELSCLSRNIGAGNAPNPWDQHGKLEQGHRLMGQQVDQPITALIQDLRARGLLDDTLIVWAGEFGRTPFSQGSDGRDHNPFGFSVWLAGGGVKGGTIYGATDEFGYHAVENKCTVYDLWATVLHQLGVNHEKLTYRYGGRDFRLTDVHGNVLNAVLNS; encoded by the coding sequence ATGTTTCAACAATTCCTTTCACGACGACAGATACTGCAGCGGTGCTCGCTCGGCTTTGGCTCGCTCGCTCTGGGCAGCCTGATCGCCGATGCCGCCCAAACGCAGCCCACCACTGGTTCATTGACGCAACTGCATCATCCGCCCCGTGCAAAGCACGTCATCTTCTGCTTTATGTCCGGCGGCGTCTCTCAGGTCGATTCGTTCGATCCCAAACCCCTCCTGCAGAAGCTGCATGGTCAGCCGCTGCCGGTCAAAACCGAACGCACGCAGTTCAACAACAACGGCAACGTGATGGCCAGCCCCTTCACGTTTGCTCCCGCCGGGGAAAGCGGTATCCCCATCAGCAGCATGTTCCCCCGCCTGGCCGCCGTCGCTGACGAGCTGGCGGTCATTCGCTCGATGACCTCGCCCGTCAACGAGCATGCTCAGGGGAACTTCTTCATGCACACAGGGTTTCCCATCATGGGCTACCCCAGCGCCGGCGCCTGGGCGGCCTATGGTCTCGGCACCGAGAATCGCGACCTCCCCGCCTATGTGGTCCTCCAAAGCGGCAACGCCACCGCTCCGCATGGCGGCATCAGCCTGTTCAGCAACGGCTTCCTCCCGGCTCAGCATCAAGGTTCCATCCTGCAGGCAGACCGCGCGGAAGCAATCCGCAACATCCGCTCGCCTGATCCCGGCGACATCCAGCGGCAGCGACTCGATTTCGTCAAAGCCTTCGACTCTGGCTTTCTCCAGGCGACCGCCGAGAACGCAGGCGTCGATGCCGCCATTCAGAATTACGAAACAGCATTTCGCATGCAGTCCGCGGTGCCGGAACTCTGCGACATCTCCGGCGAGACGCAACAGACCCGCGACCTGTACGGCGTTGACTCGTCCGACATCGAGATGGCTGCCTACGCCAGACAGTGCTTGCTCGCCCGCCGGCTGGTCGAACGGGGAGTACGCTTTATCGAACTCAGTTGTCTGTCGCGCAACATCGGCGCTGGCAATGCTCCGAATCCCTGGGACCAGCATGGCAAGCTGGAACAAGGGCATCGACTGATGGGCCAACAGGTCGACCAGCCCATCACCGCTCTCATTCAAGACCTCCGTGCCCGTGGACTTCTGGACGACACGCTGATCGTCTGGGCAGGCGAGTTCGGCCGCACCCCTTTCTCGCAAGGCAGCGACGGCCGCGATCACAACCCCTTCGGCTTCAGCGTCTGGCTGGCGGGCGGCGGTGTGAAAGGAGGGACGATCTACGGCGCGACCGACGAGTTCGGCTACCACGCCGTCGAGAACAAATGCACCGTCTACGACCTGTGGGCGACCGTCCTCCATCAACTCGGCGTGAACCACGAGAAACTGACCTACCGCTACGGCGGCCGCGACTTCCGCCTGACGGACGTCCACGGCAACGTGCTGAACGCTGTTTTGAACTCGTAG